Proteins from a genomic interval of Fusarium oxysporum Fo47 chromosome I, complete sequence:
- a CDS encoding white-collar 2 — protein sequence MGADGQDNDLMAMLDNSILGGITDIPMNIESADDSNMSGSFGNGQSTTEESVARAENQFNTAANNVPGAGPLPAGAFAQMNLAGASTLTEFTKRRNWPAKVVEELRDFLQILDANGRIKYASPSILQVTGYSVEEIQDVFLKDLIHPDDQGVFVAELNESIASGNPLRLFYRFKKKDAEYAIFETVGHAHIAGAKFAPNPNNQSPFCQAVFMMARPYPTKNAGLLDSFLEHKIENERLKRRIAELRREEEAENDEAQKQWLQSQEGRSDMTPSEGTGVSSGTFYRPVSERGMTEADRAALNKALTRENLEGSVAGGRQDSLKDKMARYEGASHTDTIEMLTGLRYIEGERSRGITTGNASPTLIKGDAGIAIPMERDPRTGDRKKKLKTSEEYVCTDCGTLDSPEWRKGPQGPKTLCNACGLRWAKREKKRTSTSHPPTVDQSV from the exons ATGGGCGCTGATGGTCAGGACAACGATCTTATGGCCATGCTCGATAATAGTATACTCGGCGGCATAACAGACATTCCAATGAACATCGAATCCGCAGATGACTCCAACATGAGCGGCTCTTTCGGCAACGGGCAATCGACAACAGAAGAGTCTGTCGCGAGAGCTGAAAATCAATTCAACACAGCAGCCAACAATGTTCCTGGCGCAGGGCCCCTCCCTGCTGGCGCGTTTGCTCAGATGAATCTCGCTGGCGCCAGCACCCTTACTGAGTTCACCAAGCGAAGAAATTGGCCCGCCAAGGTTGTAGAAGAGCTCAGAGACTTTTTACAGATTCTCGATGCGAACGGTCGCATTAAGTACGCATCACCTAGCATTCTCCAGGTCACTGGATACAGTGTAGAGGAGATCCAAGATGTATTTCTGAAAGACTTGATCCACCCAGACGACCAAGGTGTTTTCGTCGCAGAACTCAACGAATCCATCGCATCAGGCAACCCGCTACGACTTTTTTACCGTTTCAAAAAGAAGGACGCCGAATATGCGATTTTTGAGACTGTCGGCCATGCTCACATTGCTGGCGCCAAGTTCGCCCCCAATCCAAATAACCAGTCACCCTTCTGCCAGGCCGTGTTCATGATGGCGCGACCATATCCCACCAAAAACGCTGGACTTTTAGACTCTTTCCTTGAGCATAAGATCGAAAATGAACGATTAAAGCGCCGTATCGCCGAGCTCCGTCGTGAAGAGGAGGCCGAAAACGACGAGGCGCAGAAGCAGTGGCTGCAGAGTCAAGAGGGTCGCTCAGACATGACACCATCTGAAGGAACCGGCGTCTCCTCGGGAACCTTTTACCGCCCGGTTAGCGAAAGAGGAATGACAGAAGCCGATCGAGCAGCTCTCAATAAAGCTCTTACACGCGAGAATCTCGAAGGCTCAGTCGCAGGTGGTCGACAGGATTCGCTGAAGGATAAGATGGCACGTTACGAAGGGGCATCGCACACAGACACGATTGAGATGTTGACGGGATTGCGATACATCGAGGGCGAACGAAGCCGGGGAATTACGACTGGTAATGCTAGCCCGACCCTGATCAAGGGCGATGCAGGAATTGCAATTCCGATGGAGCGGGACCCTCGAACAGGCgatagaaagaagaagctcaagacgTCTGAGGAATATGTGTGTACGGACTGTG GCACCCTGGACTCACCGGAATGGAGAAAGGGACCCCAAGGACCGAAGACATTATGCAACGCCTGCGGTTTACGCTGGGCcaagagggagaagaagagaaccAGCACCAGTCATCCTCCTACGGTGGATCAATCTGTATAA